In Deltaproteobacteria bacterium, the following proteins share a genomic window:
- a CDS encoding NINE protein — protein MVIRTEKSMGTAYALLILLGQLGLHRFYLNRVGSGIAQLLLGIIGWATSFLLIGFVLLVPLWIWLVIDLFITAGMVRAANAV, from the coding sequence ATGGTGATCCGCACGGAGAAGTCGATGGGGACGGCTTACGCGCTGCTGATCTTGCTCGGGCAGCTGGGTCTACACCGGTTCTATCTGAACCGGGTGGGATCGGGGATTGCGCAGTTGCTGCTCGGGATCATCGGCTGGGCCACGTCGTTTCTTCTGATTGGCTTTGTGCTGCTGGTGCCGTTGTGGATTTGGCTGGTCATCGATCTGTTCATTACCGCGGGCATGGTGCGCGCGGCCAACGCGGTGTGA
- a CDS encoding AAA family ATPase, whose product MSSALRPLGSPVGEQSVIRTRRVFVGRERELALVRAAFAETLAEQVRALTLTGEPGIGKSRLAEEAANEACRGGARVLWGRCWEGEGAGSYWPWTQVIRSYLAGSEPQAWCRHLGAAAADIATLVPELRQQLPELPDSPRIDPRQARLRLFDTVAKLLHQASRSAPLVIVLDDLHWADTASLLLLQFLAQHLCQARVLLLATYRDTAAPRSPGGAQLLAQLARAAERVVLGGLSQPEVAHFVHALTGRPASLPLVTAVYNATEGNPFFVVEYLSLWLLEGSFPTATARPLPARLRLIIDRWLGQLSGACRRLLGIAAVAGREFDAELLAQVAGTAYAPELAATLEEALPARVIVPVAGSATAYSFSHAIIREAVYEALGQARRLELHREVGEALEQRYAADLDSHLPELAHHFWNAGHDRRAYTYALRAGAQAMTSLAYEEAAQHCERALAAFDLCRERPPQASAATAKSELAEPMAHDEQRCELLLALAEAQWRGGEMPAAKQTLRKAAASARRRLRLRQHHRRWAVLLARAALGTGTGLVGVDAGVVDRQAVALLEEALQALGNGERRLRARLLGRLAEHLYYDAAAASRRERLTREALAIARTLDDPATLLHALSTRLFAIGAPDSLSERLVLAREIIALAERIQEPEFAANARVWLVTDLLERGELPAADMEAAAAARMAEQLRQPALIWQAALPSALHAILAGRFEAGERLANDALALGLRAQTPDALHFFGVQMLALRREYGDLEEVTAGARHFANQLAPVPAWRAALADLYGRLGHEAEARREFEHLARNDFTDLPRDQNWFISMALLSETCARLHDTARAAVLYRQLRPYAERVVVVAPALASCGAVARYLGILATVQGRWGEAAHHFEHALAMNALIGARPCLAHTQREYAEMLLRAPSPSHNHGEVEGGRERARGLLDQAIVTYRELAMSPYLEQAETLRAETVRQLRPADTPGLLHPRAAGAAPNTFRRDGKRWILAWESKTLQLRDGHGLRYIAELLRRPHAPIHAAELAKLTMSADPGEGAGAYRQMSSEQLAREHLSLCRADSAAPAADGRAKSEYARQLHELGAELKEAEARNDLGRIAGLRQHIDGIETALTGALRHARPADERVRKQVSNAISRALSAIERLHPALAVHLRRGLHTGKFCAYRPPGIVDWEL is encoded by the coding sequence ATGAGTTCAGCACTCAGACCGCTCGGTTCGCCCGTAGGCGAACAGTCAGTTATCCGCACCCGGCGCGTGTTTGTCGGCCGCGAGCGCGAGCTGGCGCTGGTGCGTGCAGCCTTCGCCGAGACTTTGGCCGAACAGGTGCGCGCGCTCACGCTTACCGGCGAGCCGGGTATTGGCAAGAGCCGCTTGGCCGAGGAGGCGGCCAACGAAGCCTGCCGGGGTGGGGCGAGGGTGCTGTGGGGCCGGTGCTGGGAAGGTGAAGGTGCGGGCTCGTACTGGCCGTGGACCCAGGTGATCCGCAGCTACCTGGCGGGGAGCGAGCCGCAAGCATGGTGCCGTCACCTGGGGGCAGCCGCCGCCGACATCGCGACGCTGGTGCCGGAGCTGCGCCAGCAACTGCCTGAGCTGCCGGATTCGCCGCGGATCGATCCGCGGCAGGCGCGCCTGCGCTTGTTCGACACCGTGGCCAAGCTGTTGCACCAGGCCTCGCGCAGCGCCCCGTTGGTAATCGTGCTCGACGATCTCCACTGGGCCGATACCGCGTCGCTGTTGCTGCTCCAGTTTCTCGCCCAGCACCTGTGCCAAGCGCGGGTGCTGCTGTTGGCCACGTACCGAGACACCGCCGCGCCGCGCAGCCCGGGCGGGGCGCAGCTGCTGGCGCAGCTGGCGCGAGCGGCCGAGCGCGTGGTGCTGGGCGGACTGAGCCAGCCGGAGGTGGCCCACTTCGTTCACGCGCTGACTGGGCGACCGGCCTCGTTGCCGCTGGTGACCGCGGTGTATAACGCGACCGAGGGCAATCCGTTCTTCGTTGTCGAGTATCTGAGCCTGTGGCTACTAGAGGGGAGTTTTCCGACCGCCACGGCCCGCCCGCTGCCGGCGCGCCTGCGCCTGATCATTGATCGCTGGCTCGGGCAGCTCTCCGGTGCCTGCCGGCGGCTGCTCGGCATCGCGGCGGTCGCCGGGCGCGAGTTCGACGCCGAGCTGCTGGCGCAGGTTGCCGGCACCGCCTATGCGCCCGAGCTGGCGGCAACGCTGGAGGAAGCCCTGCCGGCCCGGGTGATCGTGCCGGTCGCCGGCAGTGCCACGGCTTACAGCTTCAGCCACGCCATCATTCGTGAGGCGGTTTATGAAGCTCTCGGCCAGGCGCGGCGCCTGGAGCTGCACCGAGAGGTTGGCGAAGCACTGGAGCAACGCTACGCGGCCGACCTCGACTCGCACCTGCCGGAGCTGGCGCATCACTTCTGGAACGCCGGCCATGACCGCAGAGCATACACGTATGCGCTGAGGGCGGGCGCCCAAGCCATGACCAGCTTGGCGTACGAAGAGGCCGCGCAGCATTGCGAGCGCGCGCTGGCGGCCTTCGATCTGTGCCGCGAGCGCCCGCCGCAGGCCAGCGCTGCCACCGCCAAGAGCGAGCTTGCCGAGCCCATGGCGCACGACGAGCAGCGCTGCGAACTGCTGCTGGCGCTGGCCGAGGCGCAATGGCGCGGGGGCGAGATGCCGGCGGCCAAGCAGACCTTGCGTAAGGCCGCCGCCAGCGCGCGGCGGCGGCTGCGCTTGCGCCAACATCATCGCCGCTGGGCCGTGCTGCTGGCGCGCGCCGCCCTCGGCACGGGCACGGGGCTGGTGGGCGTGGATGCCGGCGTGGTCGACCGGCAAGCCGTGGCGCTGCTGGAGGAAGCCTTGCAAGCGCTGGGGAACGGCGAGCGCAGACTGCGCGCGCGCTTGCTCGGCCGCCTGGCCGAGCACCTTTACTACGATGCCGCTGCTGCTTCTCGACGCGAGCGCTTGACGCGCGAAGCTCTGGCCATTGCCCGCACGCTCGACGACCCGGCCACGCTCCTGCATGCGCTCAGCACGCGCCTGTTTGCCATCGGTGCCCCCGATAGCTTGAGCGAGCGCCTGGTGCTGGCGCGCGAGATCATTGCGCTGGCGGAGCGGATCCAGGAGCCGGAGTTCGCCGCCAACGCCCGCGTCTGGCTGGTCACCGACCTGCTGGAACGCGGCGAACTGCCCGCTGCCGATATGGAGGCCGCGGCCGCCGCCCGCATGGCGGAGCAGCTGCGGCAACCGGCCTTGATCTGGCAAGCGGCGCTACCAAGCGCTCTGCACGCCATCCTCGCCGGCCGCTTCGAGGCCGGCGAGCGTCTGGCCAACGACGCGCTGGCACTGGGTCTGCGGGCGCAAACCCCGGATGCCTTGCACTTCTTCGGCGTGCAAATGCTGGCGCTGCGGCGCGAGTACGGCGACCTCGAGGAAGTAACTGCCGGCGCGCGCCATTTCGCCAATCAGCTGGCGCCGGTGCCGGCGTGGCGCGCGGCACTCGCCGACCTCTACGGCCGGCTCGGCCACGAGGCGGAGGCACGGCGCGAGTTTGAACACCTGGCGCGCAACGATTTCACCGATCTGCCGCGCGATCAGAACTGGTTCATCAGCATGGCACTGCTATCCGAGACCTGCGCGCGCTTGCACGACACCGCCCGCGCCGCGGTCCTGTACCGGCAGCTGCGGCCGTACGCCGAGCGCGTCGTGGTGGTGGCCCCCGCGCTGGCGAGCTGCGGCGCCGTCGCGCGCTACCTCGGTATCCTCGCTACCGTGCAAGGTCGCTGGGGTGAAGCCGCACACCATTTCGAGCACGCCCTCGCTATGAACGCGCTAATCGGAGCGCGCCCCTGCCTCGCCCACACCCAGCGTGAATACGCCGAGATGCTTTTGCGCGCACCCTCCCCCTCCCACAACCACGGTGAGGTTGAGGGCGGGCGCGAGCGCGCGCGCGGCCTCCTCGACCAAGCCATTGTTACTTACCGCGAGCTGGCCATGAGCCCTTACCTCGAGCAGGCCGAAACGCTGCGCGCTGAAACCGTCAGGCAGCTACGGCCGGCCGATACACCCGGCCTGCTGCACCCCCGTGCTGCCGGCGCCGCCCCGAACACCTTCCGCCGCGACGGCAAGCGCTGGATCCTGGCCTGGGAGAGCAAGACGCTGCAGCTCAGAGACGGCCACGGCCTGCGCTACATCGCCGAGCTGCTGCGCCGGCCGCATGCGCCGATTCACGCCGCCGAGTTGGCGAAATTGACGATGAGTGCTGACCCCGGCGAGGGCGCCGGCGCTTACCGGCAGATGTCATCGGAGCAACTGGCGCGCGAGCACTTGTCACTGTGCCGCGCCGACAGCGCGGCTCCGGCAGCCGACGGCCGCGCCAAGAGCGAATACGCCCGCCAGTTGCACGAGCTAGGCGCCGAGCTGAAAGAGGCGGAAGCCCGCAACGACCTCGGGCGCATAGCCGGCCTGCGCCAGCACATCGATGGCATCGAGACCGCGCTGACCGGCGCACTGCGGCATGCGCGCCCGGCTGATGAGCGGGTACGCAAACAGGTCTCCAATGCCATCAGCCGGGCGCTGAGTGCCATCGAGCGCCTGCACCCCGCCCTCGCCGTGCACCTGCGCCGCGGGTTGCACACCGGGAAGTTTTGCGCCTATCGGCCGCCGGGGATTGTTGACTGGGAGCTGTAA
- a CDS encoding GIY-YIG nuclease family protein, whose product MNKQFCVYILASKRNGTLYIGVTSQLATRVWQHK is encoded by the coding sequence ATGAACAAGCAGTTCTGCGTTTACATCCTGGCCAGCAAACGGAACGGCACGCTGTACATTGGGGTGACCTCACAGCTGGCAACGCGGGTGTGGCAGCATAAG